The nucleotide window AAAGTGTATAGGGGTACTTACTCAGTCCACTACCAATATGTTGCACCATCCTACACTCAGagtgctcagtactttgtttattTCCAATCAGAAGGGTCACTCACTGCTATAACTGTGCTAAATTATTACGTGTGATATTAAATTACAGTAGGCTATGCTGCCAAGCCAATTAAAATGTACAGATGCCAGTGGAGTAATAAAACATTGGAGGCCCTGGCCGTTCTATCAGCCAGATCTCAGAGAAGTTAAGAGAGTTTGGCCTCACATCATCTCTGTCTCTGCTGTTATGGAGTCAGATGACAACTGTGGATCCCATGGAAGtgatgcatcctgttttcaataCCCACCACCTACTATCGCCACATCCCACCATGGGGCGGTGgcttggggttgtgtgtgtgtgtgtgtgtgtgtgtgtgtgtgtgtgtgtgtgtgtgtgtgtgtgtgtgtgtgtgtgtgtgtgtgtgtgtgtgcgtgtgatggGCTTTAACTTGGGGGAGGCAACGTTTCAGTCTCACTGCTTACCCCCTCCCTCTATGATTTTCTTGTGCATGTGGGGGGTGTCCAGTTGCTGGTAGTTATTTCTGTGTTGGACCCCCCACCCCTACCCCCCCACCTAACCCCAGACCACTCCTGTGACAGTCAGGAGAGTGTGGGCAGCAGGCACCTTCAATCAGCCCCCCAAAATAGCACAGGGAGAGGGATCCACGCCCCTGTGAGTTCCCTGACTATCTGCTcctgcccagtccagtccagtccagcccaGCCCATTCCCGTTCTAAGCAGCccacaaagagacaaagagacaaacaGCGAAGAGCCAGGATAAGACCAATACACAGCATAGTGACATTCCATCTTGAAGAAAGAATCTCAGCTTGGAATATATTGGGACACTGGGAATATACACACGTAGCTATAGAAGTGTGTTAGTGGACCCAGCATTGACAGACACACTCCGACTGCGGGAAAAGAGTGTGTTTGACTTCTCAgaggaacacacacgcacataccgGGCTAGCTGATTGGGCCAAGGGTCTCCATACAGTGGCACTGTGTGTCTGGCCTGTCCTGCACCATGAAGCTGAGTGTGGCTCTGTTCTTCTCAGGGCTGTTCGGGGCTCTGGCAGCCATGTTTGTCCTCCTCTCCTTCGGGACAGATTACTGGCTCCTGGCCTCTGAGACATGCGACGAAGAAACGAACAGAACCATAGGACCTGGGGGCGTTGCCATAGAGGTAAGGAACATGGAGCTTCCTGATTACCGTCATGAGATTGTCTGTTGTTATACTTCAAATATTTTAGTCCAATATTTAcctagtatatactatagtacaCTAGTTATTACCTATGTAATAATCATGTAATAATGACAAAGTAATAACTTTTCATTGAAACAACCAGCACTACAGCAGGTGGAAACAGCAGGTGAAAGTAAGGAAAGGTTTGGTGTAGCCTCTCTGGGATGTTCCTTTTCCTGGTCCTCTTTTCTCTTCATATCAGTGGCCATAAAATACAAACAAAGGAGACGAAAAAGGTAGCCATTGGTGTAAGATTGGGGGTAACATTGTGTAAGACTATTGTTTTGTTTCTATTTGCTGAattaagggttaggggttggaggttagggttagggtgggtttGGGTAGTCTGGGAGGATCAGCTGATCAGAGACTGATTATAGACCTTAGAAGTCAAGGAAAGTTGTTCCTTTTCTGGTTGGAGTCTCCTTAGAGGAAGTGGTGTCGGGGTCAAGGTCAaacctgattccactaatcaaAGCCTTGCTGTTTATATAATTAGTTGCATCAGCTGTGTTGGTGCAGGGCTAgaacaaaaatgtgtgtgtgggaggaagGGGGGGCAGACCTTTACAATGCTGAAGTAGCCTACAGTCAATTCCTCTGAAAAGCATTTCCTGTATTATATTACTGCCCTATTAAGACATATTTGTTTTAAAATAGTGATAACATGGACCATCACactattttattttctattttaggACACTTGGGGGTATCCGAAACGAATGTGTAAAAATGATTTGATGATACTTTTTAATCTGGCCTTAGAAATAACAGTAAGATATGTCAAATCAGATAATGCCAAATTGAAGTCTGAATGAGAATGAATGATTGAATTGCATCAGAGAGGTATTGACAGGTTCAGGAAAGCAGAAGGAAGATCACCAGCATCATTGTGTATTTCATCCTTCTTAGAGCAGAAGATCAATTCATTTTCCCCAGTCATTATGTATGGTTTTGTCACTGTTCAAACCATTCAAATACCAGAGACAAATTCATAGGAAGAAAACTAATTCAACATGCCTCATTGGCTTTAGAAAACCATTGGCTGCCTGGTCAAACAGCCTCGATtacaccgacagcgtcattgcgttttggtacaccagaagtacattcatttcccaTGGAACGctgtgtttgccttgcagcattgtgttgcagaggaagttgcagtgtgttctgtgtggtgcGTATGTTGGATTTATCCAATGTGTGCATCAAATTGTAGGACTTGACTTGGCAGAAATAGTAGcaaaaggtgaatgttgaacttttgttgctcACAATTTTCGATTACATAATGAAAAGTTTGACTGCATATATTATTATGCAGCATTgatgcaatgacgctgtcggtcTGTTGAAGGCATCAGAGGCCTAAAGCACACAGTCGCagtttaaaaaacaacaacaattatgataaaactgggggggacaaaaatgcaatttcagaatgtgtggGGGACATGTTCACCCCTTCCCTAGCGAAAGTCACACCCCTCTACAGTATGCATGCCTCCCTAGGGGCTGCTAGTGAAACCAGACACTGTTTAATGCAGTTGCTCTGCAACCATCCAGCAAATGAGACACGTTGGATTCCTGAGTGATAGAAATACAAACGTCAGTATTTACAACACCACACTGATATGTAGTTGAATATCAAATATCACTCACGACAGCAGATCCAGGTCCTCACAATGAACAATGACAAAGGAATGTCTGCATGATATCCATACTATCAAACTACATACACTATGTACCCATGTTGTAGTATTGTTAAAGACTATTGCACATAGACATATCCTCAGTGTTatgtcctagagagagagagagagagagagagagagagcgagcagtgGGCACTGTGAGAAGCAGAAGGAAAGCAAAAGAGAGACATTGGGAATAGGAGAGAAAGGGTGAATGAAAGCAGCTGTTCTAGCTAGAAAGGACTCTCGGTTCTGACTCAACACACTTCCCACAACCCCACAGGAAGCTAAAGGTGCTCCCTCAGCGTGACCCTTGACCTTACAGTCAGCAATTGTAGCACTAGCACCATATACTATGACAACATTTATGTGAACCAGCTGGCAAGGTACGACATAATACATGACATTATGGCTAATGCTAGAAAAGAAAATACTGGGCAAAATGTGAAGACGACTAAGACTTTTTATGACATGTTATTATGTCATTGTTATGGCTATAATATGAAGGACTTATGATGGAGTGTTCTACTAATgtgttactattattattatcttcCCTCAGCGTGGTGACATGATTCTCGTGGATCCCGGTATGGGGTTCCCCCCAGACACCACCTTCTACCACGAGGGCTTCTTCTGGAGGTGCTCCTTTGGGGGAAACCTGGACGATGACACCCTCTTGAAGTTCTGGATCAGTAAGTCAGATAACATATTCTGCAAATTCTGTTAAATTTAACACTGGGCAAGTGTCTATATGGGTCCACACTTTTCAAATATTAAATTAACACTGTGCTTAGTGCTGACACTGTCACACTTCAACAGTGTGAATTAACACTTTCAATAGTGTGAATTAACACTTTCAATGTGATGCAATAACACCTCATATGCTATTTTTAATACTAGGAAGTGTATATAGTTTACACCAATGGTGAAAGCAATAACACCTCATATAGTATTTTTAACCATTACACCAAGAAGTCTATCTCTTGATGAGGTCACTCAGTGTTGGGTTAAGGACATTACAATAATATTAAGATGTTTTGATTGCTACATGCACTTAGGTAATCATTTCAAATGACTACATTGCTGAAAACATAGACATAGACCACTAAAATTGATACAACACTTCCACTTCCGGTTGGCTAAAAATAACTAATTGAAAGCCACGTCGCCCACTAAGCCATGCCTCCAAtataatttcccagtgtgccttgccttttcaagtgaattgtagagttaccacccatgactacATTTGTTTGTAACTGTTAAGGTTGTGTGCTACTGGTGGAGGAGTCAGGtgtaggagagcagagagttgtgaacaggcgcacaatTTATTTAGGCAGAGGCAATAAAACAGACAGAcgccactgcgtcaaaacctccagccaaaggtAAAAAGTGCAAGGCGCGAAACAGTCACAAAAATAAGCAAATGTTTAACAATTAAACATGCTTTGTGAAATACCATGGGAATACAGGGGAAAACCCAGCCTGGCGCGTAACACGAAACACGacaaaaacaatttcacacaaagacatggaggggaacaggaataaatacatgcagtgtgattagggaatgtaaaccaggtgtgcagggaacaagacaaaacaaatggaacaatgaaaaaatggagcggcgatggctagaaagccggtgacgtcgaccgccgaacgccgcccgaacaaggagaggagccgacttcggcggaagtcgtgacagtaacaGAGACAGGGTTATTGAATTCATTCATCTTCAGTCCTTTGGACTTCACCGAGTGAGTTTTGACTGTAAGTGAATGTTATCACTAATTAAACTGTTTTTGAAAATGCATTACATATATTACAAGGCCTTACTTTGATGATCAAGTGTTACCATATCACAGTGATGTTAGGAACCTCATGGTTTACAGGCCTCATGCGGTCTGCAAGTCAAATTATGCTGGCATGTAATTCATATTGGAATTCAGCCAGAGCAACCAACAGTTGGAATTTTTATTCCCCCGCAAGCTGCATGCAGAATGACTGTCAGGGTTAGGGACATTAATAAAAAAGACTACCAAcaccatttaaactggaacaaccatttttgTAACGGGTACAATAAATTtaactaactgattggattagtttagaaaaatgtatgttattcatCTTTGTGTGGCATAAGATTTATCAATCAATTAatgtacacaaacacagatattaaaaacaatcctAAAAATCTAGCTGCAGTAGAGCATGTGGGAAATATGTTAATGGACGTGGTTTTGATGGGAACGTTTTACTCTCCACAGAGTAAAATTGACACAATCACACTCTCACATTCATCACCGGTTATTCACTCTTAGAGAGTTAATTTAACTCcagaatcaacactagaaatgttacacagaaaaatcaacactaggtaacactggccaatttcCTGTGTACTTGTATTAAGTATAACACTGGGGTTTTGGCCATGCACAATATGCTGGTTTGTATACTCGGACAAAGTGTGTAACAGCCCCAATGCTTTTTAGTAGGCATGTACAACGCATGTGTTTATATGCATGTTTGGATATTGGGAAACACATATGACTGAAGCTTTAGACCCTACCTCTCCATTCTCTactctcactctctttcactctATCCTATTACTTTCTTTCATCTACATTTGGGCCAGTACAGGGACAGTAGAACAATGCAAACAGTTCATGAAAGTCATTAAGGTAAATCACTTGTTTATCGACTGTGACCTCTGATGCTTTGACGTAGTATGAGACTCCTATCATGAGATGTTATGTCATGTGACTCTATGGAAAGGCTGTATCATGTGATGTTATTCAAGTCCTTTTTCATCTGATGAGATGTGTTGAAAATCTCTAATAGGGAACATCCAGGGAGGGTCATTGTCACAAACACCCTAAAGCTCAGGGAACGACCTGGCGAGGGTCTGCTGAATTCCgcagggcagaggagagaggaggaagataaaTATATAAATAGATAAAAAGAAAGTTTTAAGAATACAAATTAGATTACATTTAATTCAATTATCAAATGTAATGCATTCGATAAAACCTGAAGACTATGCCAGCTTAGTCTCTGTATTGATCCTACTAGTATATGCTGTCTTTGTAATATAAGGGCCCTTGATGGGGAGAGGATATTTGCTAATGCTAGTGCCACAACCTATTGCTTTTTTTATTAGCTCTATAATGTGATATAATTTAATGTATCTAACAATGGGCCTGTTTGTCTCTCCCTAGCCAATCAGCCCCACTCTAAAGTCTGCACACACGCCTACCTCTTCCCCTTTCCTGTGTCTCAACAGACTCACAACGCCACCGCATATGACTCCGCAATCAGTAagtgcttttctctctctctctctctctctctctctctctctctctctctctctctctctctctctctctctctctctctctctctctctctctctctctctctcgtgtatATAAATATTTTATATGCCATTGCCATGTAGCCTACTTTGAGATTGTGAGTGTTTACATATGCTTGTGTATGAGTATTCAAATTAAAGTAATTCTGTTGCTCACTGGTTGCCATGGTTCTAACAATGATTAACATTCCTATTGTCCAGTCTACAGAGGCTTCTGGAGTATCTTCATGCTAATTGGGGTGGCTGCCGTCGTTTTAGGTGGGTTCTTCATCATCTGCGCTGCCCCATTTGCCAGTCACCGTCTATATAAGGCTGGGGGTGTGCTCTTCCTGACATCTGGTGAGTTATTGGCCTATATCATCATCATTTTTAGGATACAACATTTAAGATAAACTGTTGTGCTCAAGCCTATCTCTGTTGAAGGGATGTACGAAGATGAAGAGCTCACCCCACTtatccctcccttcttcctccccaCAGCTCTGTTCCTTCTGGGAGTGGTGGTGATGTATGTGCTGTGGGTGGAGGTGCTGGATGTGGTGCAGGTCTACGTGGACCACCAGCGCTCCTCTGTTTGTCCCACCTTTGACCTCACCATCCACTACGGCCTGTCCTTCTTCTTTGCCCCCGTCGGCATCTCCTTCTGCCTGCTGGCAGGACTCCTTTTCCTCCTCATTGGCCGGTCCGTACAGATGCAGTACCACTGATTGGTGTCGCTAGAGGGCGGGCACTGAGCCTTCCGGAACGCTGCAA belongs to Salmo trutta chromosome 20, fSalTru1.1, whole genome shotgun sequence and includes:
- the tmem182a gene encoding transmembrane protein 182, whose protein sequence is MKLSVALFFSGLFGALAAMFVLLSFGTDYWLLASETCDEETNRTIGPGGVAIERGDMILVDPGMGFPPDTTFYHEGFFWRCSFGGNLDDDTLLKFWITNQPHSKVCTHAYLFPFPVSQQTHNATAYDSAIIYRGFWSIFMLIGVAAVVLGGFFIICAAPFASHRLYKAGGVLFLTSALFLLGVVVMYVLWVEVLDVVQVYVDHQRSSVCPTFDLTIHYGLSFFFAPVGISFCLLAGLLFLLIGRSVQMQYH